The Macaca fascicularis isolate 582-1 chromosome 1, T2T-MFA8v1.1 genome includes a window with the following:
- the ADPRS gene encoding ADP-ribosylhydrolase ARH3 isoform X4 has translation MRVAGISLAYSSVQDVQKFARLSAQLTHASSLGYNGAILQALAVHLALQGESSSKHFLKQLLGHMEELEGDAQSVLDARELGMEEHPYSSRLKKIGELLDQASVTREEVVSELGNGIAAFESVPTAIYCFLRCMEPDPEIPSAFNSLQRTLIYSISLGGDTDTIATMAGAIAGAYYGMDQVPESWQQSCEGYEETDILAQSLHRVFQKSL, from the exons ATGCGGGTAGCTGGTATCTCCCTGGCCTATAGCAGTGTCCAGGATGTGCAGAAG TTTGCCCGGCTCTCGGCCCAGCTGACACACGCCTCCTCCCTGGGTTACAATGGCGCCATCCTGCAGGCCCTGGCTGTGCACCTGGCCTTGCAGGGCGAGTCTTCCAGCAAGCACTTTCTCAAGCAACTCCTGGGCCACATGGAGGAGCTGGAGGGTGATGCCCAGTCTGTCTTGGATGCCAGGGA GTTGGGCATGGAGGAGCATCCGTACTCTAGCCGCCTGAAGAAGATTGGGGAGCTTCTAGACCAGGCATCGGTGACCAGGGAGGAAGTGGTGTCTGAGCTAG GGAATGGCATTGCTGCTTTTGAGTCGGTGCCCACCGCCATCTACTGCTTCCTGCGCTGCATGGAGCCGGACCCTGAGATCCCCTCTGCCTTCAATAGCCTCCAAAGGACTCTCATCTATTCCATCTCacttggtggggacacagacaccaTTGCCACCATGGCTGGGGCCATTGCTGGTGCCTACTATGGGATGGATCAGGTGCCAGAGAGCTGGCAGCAAAGCTGTGAAGGCTATGAGGAGACAGATATCCTGGCCCAGAGCCTGCACCGTGTATTCCAGAAGAGTTTATGA
- the ADPRS gene encoding ADP-ribosylhydrolase ARH3 isoform X3 codes for MARALVQSLLAKEAFDEVDMAHRFAQEYKKDPDRGYGAGVVTVFKKLLNPKCRDVFEPARAQFNGKGSYGNGGAMRVAGISLAYSSVQDVQKFARLSAQLTHASSLGYNGAILQALAVHLALQGESSSKHFLKQLLGHMEELEGDAQSVLDARELGMEEHPYSSRLKKIGELLDQASVTREEVVSELGNGIAAFESVPTAIYCFLRCMEPDPEIPSAFNSLQRTLIYSISLGGDTDTIATMAGAIAGAYYGMDQVPESWQQSCEGYEETDILAQSLHRVFQKSL; via the exons ATGGCCAGGGCCCTGGTGCAGTCCCTGCTAGCCAAGGAGGCCTTTGACGAGGTGGACATGGCTCACAG ATTTGCTCAGGAGTACAAGAAAGACCCTGACAGGGGCTATGGTGCTGGAGTAGTCACTGTCTTCAAGAAGCTCCTGAACCCCAAATGTCGTGATGTCTTTGAGCCTGCCCGGGCCCAGTTTAACGGGAAAGGCTCCTATGGCAATGGAGGTGCCATGCGGGTAGCTGGTATCTCCCTGGCCTATAGCAGTGTCCAGGATGTGCAGAAG TTTGCCCGGCTCTCGGCCCAGCTGACACACGCCTCCTCCCTGGGTTACAATGGCGCCATCCTGCAGGCCCTGGCTGTGCACCTGGCCTTGCAGGGCGAGTCTTCCAGCAAGCACTTTCTCAAGCAACTCCTGGGCCACATGGAGGAGCTGGAGGGTGATGCCCAGTCTGTCTTGGATGCCAGGGA GTTGGGCATGGAGGAGCATCCGTACTCTAGCCGCCTGAAGAAGATTGGGGAGCTTCTAGACCAGGCATCGGTGACCAGGGAGGAAGTGGTGTCTGAGCTAG GGAATGGCATTGCTGCTTTTGAGTCGGTGCCCACCGCCATCTACTGCTTCCTGCGCTGCATGGAGCCGGACCCTGAGATCCCCTCTGCCTTCAATAGCCTCCAAAGGACTCTCATCTATTCCATCTCacttggtggggacacagacaccaTTGCCACCATGGCTGGGGCCATTGCTGGTGCCTACTATGGGATGGATCAGGTGCCAGAGAGCTGGCAGCAAAGCTGTGAAGGCTATGAGGAGACAGATATCCTGGCCCAGAGCCTGCACCGTGTATTCCAGAAGAGTTTATGA
- the ADPRS gene encoding ADP-ribosylhydrolase ARH3 isoform X1, with product MSRAWSRTPARPGVSGQVGGAGRTSEAVLVGDRRGAEPPGATGRGCVGMRLSRASGPEPDDPQTAWAQRVLARSPALDVSPRTSRARGVAAPGPQPCRVWINPSFAQEYKKDPDRGYGAGVVTVFKKLLNPKCRDVFEPARAQFNGKGSYGNGGAMRVAGISLAYSSVQDVQKFARLSAQLTHASSLGYNGAILQALAVHLALQGESSSKHFLKQLLGHMEELEGDAQSVLDARELGMEEHPYSSRLKKIGELLDQASVTREEVVSELGNGIAAFESVPTAIYCFLRCMEPDPEIPSAFNSLQRTLIYSISLGGDTDTIATMAGAIAGAYYGMDQVPESWQQSCEGYEETDILAQSLHRVFQKSL from the exons ATGTCCAGAGCCTGGAGCCGGACCCCGGCACGCCCGGGAGTGAGCGGACAGGTGGGCGGGGCCGGGCGCACGTCAGAGGCCGTGCTAGTGGGAGACCGAAGGGGCGCGGAGCCTCCGGGGGCGACGGGTCGGGGGTGCGTGGGGATGAGACTGTCGAGGGCATCGGGGCCGGAGCCGGATGACCCGCAGACAGCTTGGGCTCAGCGAGTGCTAGCGCGATCTCCGGCCTTAGACGTCTCGCCCCGAACATCCCGTGCTCGGGGCGTGGCAGCACCGGGGCCTCAACCGTGCAGGGTGTGGATAAACCCATC ATTTGCTCAGGAGTACAAGAAAGACCCTGACAGGGGCTATGGTGCTGGAGTAGTCACTGTCTTCAAGAAGCTCCTGAACCCCAAATGTCGTGATGTCTTTGAGCCTGCCCGGGCCCAGTTTAACGGGAAAGGCTCCTATGGCAATGGAGGTGCCATGCGGGTAGCTGGTATCTCCCTGGCCTATAGCAGTGTCCAGGATGTGCAGAAG TTTGCCCGGCTCTCGGCCCAGCTGACACACGCCTCCTCCCTGGGTTACAATGGCGCCATCCTGCAGGCCCTGGCTGTGCACCTGGCCTTGCAGGGCGAGTCTTCCAGCAAGCACTTTCTCAAGCAACTCCTGGGCCACATGGAGGAGCTGGAGGGTGATGCCCAGTCTGTCTTGGATGCCAGGGA GTTGGGCATGGAGGAGCATCCGTACTCTAGCCGCCTGAAGAAGATTGGGGAGCTTCTAGACCAGGCATCGGTGACCAGGGAGGAAGTGGTGTCTGAGCTAG GGAATGGCATTGCTGCTTTTGAGTCGGTGCCCACCGCCATCTACTGCTTCCTGCGCTGCATGGAGCCGGACCCTGAGATCCCCTCTGCCTTCAATAGCCTCCAAAGGACTCTCATCTATTCCATCTCacttggtggggacacagacaccaTTGCCACCATGGCTGGGGCCATTGCTGGTGCCTACTATGGGATGGATCAGGTGCCAGAGAGCTGGCAGCAAAGCTGTGAAGGCTATGAGGAGACAGATATCCTGGCCCAGAGCCTGCACCGTGTATTCCAGAAGAGTTTATGA
- the TEKT2 gene encoding tektin-2: MATLSVKPSQRFQLPDWHTNSYLLSTNAQLQRDASHQIRQEARVLRNETNNQTIWDEHDNRTRLVERIDTVNRWKEMLDKCLTDLDAEIDALTQMKDSAEQNLQAKNLPLDVAIECLTLRESRRDIDVVKDPVEDELHKEVEVIEATKKALQQKVSQAFEHLCLLQEVRQQLNSDHRGKMETLEIDRGCLSLNLRSPNISLKVDPTRVPDGSTTLQQWDDFSQFNKDRGEAEMKAATELREAIALTIAETNNELEAQRVATEFAFRKRLREMEKVYSELKWQEKNTLEEIAELQEDIRHLEEDLRTKFLSLKLSHTRLEARTYRPNVELCRDQAQYGLTDEVHQLEATIAALKQKLAQAQDALDALYKHLARLQADIACKANSMLLDTKCMDTRRKLTVPAEKFVPEVDTFTRTTNSTLSPLKSCQLELA; this comes from the exons ATGGCCACGCTGAGCGTCAAGCCAAGTCAGCGCTTCCAGCTGCCCGACTGGCACACTAACAGCTACCTGCTATCCACCAATGCCCAGCTGCAGCGAGATGCTTCCCATCAGATCCGCCAGGAGGCCCGGGTGCTCCGCAATGAGACCAACAACCAG ACCATTTGGGATGAACATGACAACAGGACTCGACTGGTGGAGAGGATTGATACTGTCAACCGGTGGAAGGAGATGCTGGACAAGTGTCTGACAGATTTAGATGCCGAGATCGACGCCCTGACACAG ATGAAGGATTCAGCAGAGCAAAACCTGCAGGCCAAGAACCTACCTCTGGATGTGGCCATTGAGTGCCTGACCCTGCGGGAAAGCCGGCGAGACATTGATGTGGTGAAGGACCCTGTGGAGGATGAGCTGCATAAAGAGGTGGAGGTCATCGAGGCCACCAAGAAGGCCTTGCAACAGAAGGTCAGCCAGGCCTTCGAGCACCTGTG CCTCCTGCAGGAAGTCCGACAGCAGCTCAACTCCGACCATCGGGGCAAAATGGAGACACTGGAGATCGACAGAGGCTGTCTCTCTCTCAACCTCAGATCCCCAAACATCTCGCTGAAGGTCGACCCCACACGTGTCCCTGATGG CTCCACCACACTCCAGCAGTGGGATGACTTCAGTCAGTTCAACAAGGACCgaggggaggctgagatgaaggCAGCCACAGAGCTGAGAGAGGCCATTGCTCTAACCATTGCTGAG ACCAACAACGAGCTTGAAGCCCAGAGAGTTGCAACGGAATTTGCCTTCAGGAAGCGGCTGCGGGAGATGGAGAAAGTGTACAGTGAGCTCAAGTGGCAAGAGAAGAAT ACCTTGGAGGAGATCGCTGAGCTGCAGGAGGACATCCGGCACCTGGAGGAGGATCTGCGCACAAAGTTCCTGAGCCTGAAGCTGTCCCATACCCGGCTAGAGGCCAGAACCTACCGGCCCAATGTGGAACTCTGCCGGGACCAG GCACAGTATGGCCTCACTGACGAGGTTCACCAGCTAGAGGCAACCATCGCTGCCCTGAAGCAGAAGCTGGCACAAGCACA GGACGCACTGGACGCCCTGTACAAGCACCTGGCCCGGCTGCAGGCTGACATTGCCTGCAAGGCCAACTCCATGCTGCTGGACACCAAGTGCATGGACACGCGGCGCAAGCTGACCGTGCCCGCTGAGAAGTTCGTGCCTGAGGTGGACACCTTCACACGTACCACAAATAGCACCCTGAGTCCACTCAAAAGCTGCCAGCTGGAGCTGGCCTAG
- the ADPRS gene encoding ADP-ribosylhydrolase ARH3 isoform X2, whose protein sequence is MAAAAMAVAGGGGAGAARSLSRFRGCLAGALLGDCVGSFYEAHDTVELTSVLRHVQSLEPDPGTPGSERTEALYYTDDTAMARALVQSLLAKEAFDEVDMAHRFAQEYKKDPDRGYGAGVVTVFKKLLNPKCRDVFEPARAQFNGKGSYGNGGAMRVAGISLAYSSVQDVQKFARLSAQLTHASSLGYNGAILQALAVHLALQGESSSKHFLKQLLGHMEELEGDAQSVLDARELGMEEHPYSSRLKKIGELLDQASVTREEVVSELGNGIAAFESVPTAIYCFLRCMEPDPEIPSAFNSLQRTLIYSISLGGDTDTIATMAGAIAGAYYGMDQVPESWQQSCEGYEETDILAQSLHRVFQKSL, encoded by the exons ATGGCGGCGGCGGCTATGGCTGTAGCTGGCGGCGGAGGGGCTGGCGCGGCCCGCTCTCTCTCACGCTTCCGAGGCTGCCTGGCTGGCGCGCTGCTCGGGGACTGCGTGGGCTCCTTCTACGAGGCCCACGACACCGTCGAGCTGACGTCAGTCCTGCGTCATGTCCAGAGCCTGGAGCCGGACCCCGGCACGCCCGGGAGTGAGCGGACAG AAGCCTTGTACTACACAGATGACACAGCCATGGCCAGGGCCCTGGTGCAGTCCCTGCTAGCCAAGGAGGCCTTTGACGAGGTGGACATGGCTCACAG ATTTGCTCAGGAGTACAAGAAAGACCCTGACAGGGGCTATGGTGCTGGAGTAGTCACTGTCTTCAAGAAGCTCCTGAACCCCAAATGTCGTGATGTCTTTGAGCCTGCCCGGGCCCAGTTTAACGGGAAAGGCTCCTATGGCAATGGAGGTGCCATGCGGGTAGCTGGTATCTCCCTGGCCTATAGCAGTGTCCAGGATGTGCAGAAG TTTGCCCGGCTCTCGGCCCAGCTGACACACGCCTCCTCCCTGGGTTACAATGGCGCCATCCTGCAGGCCCTGGCTGTGCACCTGGCCTTGCAGGGCGAGTCTTCCAGCAAGCACTTTCTCAAGCAACTCCTGGGCCACATGGAGGAGCTGGAGGGTGATGCCCAGTCTGTCTTGGATGCCAGGGA GTTGGGCATGGAGGAGCATCCGTACTCTAGCCGCCTGAAGAAGATTGGGGAGCTTCTAGACCAGGCATCGGTGACCAGGGAGGAAGTGGTGTCTGAGCTAG GGAATGGCATTGCTGCTTTTGAGTCGGTGCCCACCGCCATCTACTGCTTCCTGCGCTGCATGGAGCCGGACCCTGAGATCCCCTCTGCCTTCAATAGCCTCCAAAGGACTCTCATCTATTCCATCTCacttggtggggacacagacaccaTTGCCACCATGGCTGGGGCCATTGCTGGTGCCTACTATGGGATGGATCAGGTGCCAGAGAGCTGGCAGCAAAGCTGTGAAGGCTATGAGGAGACAGATATCCTGGCCCAGAGCCTGCACCGTGTATTCCAGAAGAGTTTATGA
- the COL8A2 gene encoding collagen alpha-2(VIII) chain isoform X2, translated as MTFSVLLCSTSADAMRGTLTPLSSLLLLLLVLGCGPRASSGGGAGGAAGYAPVKYIQPMQKGPVGPPFREGKGQYLEMPLPLLPMDLKGEPGPPGKPGPRGPPGPPGFPGKPGTGKPGLHGQPGPAGPPGFSRMGKAGPPGLPGKVGPPGQPGLRGEPGIRGDQGLRGPPGPPGLPGPSGITIPGKPGAQGVPGPPGFQGEPGPQGEPGPPGDRGLKGDHGVGQPGLPGAPGQGGAPGPPGLPGAAGLGKPGLDGLPGAPGDKGESGPPGVPGPRGEPGAVGPKGPPGVDGVGVPGAAGLPGPQGPSGAKGEPGTRGPPGLIGPTGYGMPGLPGPKGDRGPAGVPGLLGDRGEPGEDGEPGEQGPQGLGGPPGLPGSAGLPGRRGPPGPKGEAGPGGPPGVPGIRGDQGPSGLAGKPGLPGERGLPGAHGPPGPTGPKGEPGFTGRPGGPGVAGALGQKGDLGLPGQPGLRGPSGIPGLQGPAGPIGPQGLPGLKGEPGLPGPPGEGKAGEPGTAGPTGPPGVPGSPGITGPPGPPGPPGPPGAPGAFDETGIAGLHLPNGGVEGAVLGKGGKPQFGLGELSAHATPAFTAVLTSPFPASGMPVKFDRTLYNGHSGYNPATGIFTCPVGGVYYFAYHVHVKGTNVWVALYKNNVPATYTYDEYKKGYLDQASGGAVLQLRPNDQVWVQMPSDQANGLYSTEYIHSSFSGFLLCPT; from the exons ATGACTTTCTCTGTTCTTCTCTGCAGCACGTCCGCGGACGCCATGCGGGGGACTCTGACACCCCTGTCttcgctgctgctgctgctactggtGCTGGGGTGTGGGCCGCGGGCGTCCTCTGGTGGCGGGGCCGGCGGGGCAGCAGGCTATGCCCCGGTGAAGTACATCCAGCCCATGCAGAAAGGACCTGTGGGACCGCCCTTCCGTGAGGGCAAAGGCCAGTACCTGG aaaTGCCTCTACCGCTGCTGCCAATGGACCTGAAGGGAGAGCCTGGCCCCCCCGGGAAGCCTGGGCCTCGGGGTCCCCCTGGTCCCCCCGGCTTCCCAGGAAAACCAGGCACGGGAAAGCCAGGACTCCATGGGCAGCCTGGCCCTGCTGGCCCCCCTGGCTTCTCCCGGATGGGCAAGGCTGGTCCCCCAGGGCTCCCTGGCAAAGTCGGACCACCAGGGCAGCCGGGGCTTCGGGGGGAGCCAGGAATACGAGGGGACCAGGGCCTCCGGGGGCCCCCAGGACCCCCTGGCCTCCCGGGCCCCTCAGGCATTACTATCCCTGGAAAACCAGGTGCCCAGGGGGTGCCAGGACCCCCAGGATTCCAGGGGGAGCCAGGGCCCCAGGGGGAGCCTGGGCCCCCAGGTGATCGAGGCCTCAAGGGGGATCATGGAGTGGGCCAGCCCGGGCTGCCTGGGGCCCCAGGGCAGGGGGGTGCCCCTGGTCCCCCGGGCCTCCCTGGTGCAGCTGGCTTAGGCAAACCCGGTTTGGATGGGCTTCCTGGGGCCCCAGGAGACAAGGGTGAGTCTGGGCCTCCTGGAGTTCCAGGCCCCAGGGGGGAGCCAGGCGCTGTGGGCCCAAAAGGACCCCCTGGAGTAGATGGTGTGGGGGTCCCAGGGGCAGCAGGGTTGCCAGGGCCACAGGGCCCATCAGGGGCCAAAGGGGAACCAGGGACTCGGGGCCCCCCTGGGCTGATAGGCCCCACTGGCTATGGGATGCCAGGACTGCCAGGCCCCAAGGGGGATAGGGGCCCAGCTGGGGTCCCAGGGCTCTTGGGGGACAGGGGTGAGCCAGGGGAGGATGGGGAGCCAGGGGAGCAGGGCCCACAGGGTCTTGGGGGTCcccctggacttcctgggtctgCAGGGCTTCCTGGCAGACGTGGCCCCCCTGGGCCTAAGGGTGAGGCAGGGCCTGGAGGACCCCCAGGAGTGCCTGGCATTCGAGGTGACCAGGGGCCTAGTGGCCTGGCTGGGAAACCAGGGCTCCCAGGTGAGAGGGGACTTCCTGGGGCCCATGGACCCCCTGGACCAACTGGGCCCAAGGGTGAGCCGGGTTTCACAGGCCGCCCTGGAGGACCAGGGGTGGCAGGAGCCCTGGGGCAGAAAGGTGACTTGGGGCTCCCTGGGCAGCCTGGCCTGAGGGGTCCCTCAGGAATCCCAGGACTCCAGGGTCCAGCTGGCCCTATTGGGCCTCAAGGTCTGCCAGGCCTGAAGGGTGAACCAGGCCTGCCAGGGCCCCCTGGAGAGGGGAAAGCAGGGGAACCTGGCACGGCTGGGCCTACGGGGCCCCCAGGGGTCCCTGGCTCCCCTGGAATCACaggccctcctgggcctcccggGCCTCCGGGACCCCCTGGTGCCCCTGGGGCCTTCGATGAGACTGGCATTGCAGGCTTGCACCTGCCCAACGGCGGTGTGGAGGGCGCCGTGCTGGGCAAGGGGGGCAAGCCACAATTTGGGCTGGGTGAGCTGTCTGCCCATGCCACACCGGCCTTCACTGCAGTGCTCACCTCGCCCTTCCCCGCCTCGGGCATGCCTGTGAAATTTGACCGGACTCTCTACAATGGCCACAGCGGCTACAACCCAGCCACTGGCATCTTCACCTGCCCTGTGGGCGGCGTCTACTACTTTGCTTACCATGTGCACGTCAAGGGCACCAACGTGTGGGTGGCCCTGTACAAGAACAACGTGCCGGCCACCTATACCTACGATGAATACAAGAAGGGCTACCTGGACCAGGCATCTGGTGGGGCCGTGCTCCAGCTGCGGCCCAACGACCAGGTCTGGGTGCAGATGCCGTCGGACCAGGCCAACGGCCTCTACTCCACGGAGTACATCCACTCCTCCTTTTCAGGATTCTTGCTCTGCCCCACATAA
- the COL8A2 gene encoding collagen alpha-2(VIII) chain isoform X1: protein MRGTLTPLSSLLLLLLVLGCGPRASSGGGAGGAAGYAPVKYIQPMQKGPVGPPFREGKGQYLEMPLPLLPMDLKGEPGPPGKPGPRGPPGPPGFPGKPGTGKPGLHGQPGPAGPPGFSRMGKAGPPGLPGKVGPPGQPGLRGEPGIRGDQGLRGPPGPPGLPGPSGITIPGKPGAQGVPGPPGFQGEPGPQGEPGPPGDRGLKGDHGVGQPGLPGAPGQGGAPGPPGLPGAAGLGKPGLDGLPGAPGDKGESGPPGVPGPRGEPGAVGPKGPPGVDGVGVPGAAGLPGPQGPSGAKGEPGTRGPPGLIGPTGYGMPGLPGPKGDRGPAGVPGLLGDRGEPGEDGEPGEQGPQGLGGPPGLPGSAGLPGRRGPPGPKGEAGPGGPPGVPGIRGDQGPSGLAGKPGLPGERGLPGAHGPPGPTGPKGEPGFTGRPGGPGVAGALGQKGDLGLPGQPGLRGPSGIPGLQGPAGPIGPQGLPGLKGEPGLPGPPGEGKAGEPGTAGPTGPPGVPGSPGITGPPGPPGPPGPPGAPGAFDETGIAGLHLPNGGVEGAVLGKGGKPQFGLGELSAHATPAFTAVLTSPFPASGMPVKFDRTLYNGHSGYNPATGIFTCPVGGVYYFAYHVHVKGTNVWVALYKNNVPATYTYDEYKKGYLDQASGGAVLQLRPNDQVWVQMPSDQANGLYSTEYIHSSFSGFLLCPT from the exons ATGCGGGGGACTCTGACACCCCTGTCttcgctgctgctgctgctactggtGCTGGGGTGTGGGCCGCGGGCGTCCTCTGGTGGCGGGGCCGGCGGGGCAGCAGGCTATGCCCCGGTGAAGTACATCCAGCCCATGCAGAAAGGACCTGTGGGACCGCCCTTCCGTGAGGGCAAAGGCCAGTACCTGG aaaTGCCTCTACCGCTGCTGCCAATGGACCTGAAGGGAGAGCCTGGCCCCCCCGGGAAGCCTGGGCCTCGGGGTCCCCCTGGTCCCCCCGGCTTCCCAGGAAAACCAGGCACGGGAAAGCCAGGACTCCATGGGCAGCCTGGCCCTGCTGGCCCCCCTGGCTTCTCCCGGATGGGCAAGGCTGGTCCCCCAGGGCTCCCTGGCAAAGTCGGACCACCAGGGCAGCCGGGGCTTCGGGGGGAGCCAGGAATACGAGGGGACCAGGGCCTCCGGGGGCCCCCAGGACCCCCTGGCCTCCCGGGCCCCTCAGGCATTACTATCCCTGGAAAACCAGGTGCCCAGGGGGTGCCAGGACCCCCAGGATTCCAGGGGGAGCCAGGGCCCCAGGGGGAGCCTGGGCCCCCAGGTGATCGAGGCCTCAAGGGGGATCATGGAGTGGGCCAGCCCGGGCTGCCTGGGGCCCCAGGGCAGGGGGGTGCCCCTGGTCCCCCGGGCCTCCCTGGTGCAGCTGGCTTAGGCAAACCCGGTTTGGATGGGCTTCCTGGGGCCCCAGGAGACAAGGGTGAGTCTGGGCCTCCTGGAGTTCCAGGCCCCAGGGGGGAGCCAGGCGCTGTGGGCCCAAAAGGACCCCCTGGAGTAGATGGTGTGGGGGTCCCAGGGGCAGCAGGGTTGCCAGGGCCACAGGGCCCATCAGGGGCCAAAGGGGAACCAGGGACTCGGGGCCCCCCTGGGCTGATAGGCCCCACTGGCTATGGGATGCCAGGACTGCCAGGCCCCAAGGGGGATAGGGGCCCAGCTGGGGTCCCAGGGCTCTTGGGGGACAGGGGTGAGCCAGGGGAGGATGGGGAGCCAGGGGAGCAGGGCCCACAGGGTCTTGGGGGTCcccctggacttcctgggtctgCAGGGCTTCCTGGCAGACGTGGCCCCCCTGGGCCTAAGGGTGAGGCAGGGCCTGGAGGACCCCCAGGAGTGCCTGGCATTCGAGGTGACCAGGGGCCTAGTGGCCTGGCTGGGAAACCAGGGCTCCCAGGTGAGAGGGGACTTCCTGGGGCCCATGGACCCCCTGGACCAACTGGGCCCAAGGGTGAGCCGGGTTTCACAGGCCGCCCTGGAGGACCAGGGGTGGCAGGAGCCCTGGGGCAGAAAGGTGACTTGGGGCTCCCTGGGCAGCCTGGCCTGAGGGGTCCCTCAGGAATCCCAGGACTCCAGGGTCCAGCTGGCCCTATTGGGCCTCAAGGTCTGCCAGGCCTGAAGGGTGAACCAGGCCTGCCAGGGCCCCCTGGAGAGGGGAAAGCAGGGGAACCTGGCACGGCTGGGCCTACGGGGCCCCCAGGGGTCCCTGGCTCCCCTGGAATCACaggccctcctgggcctcccggGCCTCCGGGACCCCCTGGTGCCCCTGGGGCCTTCGATGAGACTGGCATTGCAGGCTTGCACCTGCCCAACGGCGGTGTGGAGGGCGCCGTGCTGGGCAAGGGGGGCAAGCCACAATTTGGGCTGGGTGAGCTGTCTGCCCATGCCACACCGGCCTTCACTGCAGTGCTCACCTCGCCCTTCCCCGCCTCGGGCATGCCTGTGAAATTTGACCGGACTCTCTACAATGGCCACAGCGGCTACAACCCAGCCACTGGCATCTTCACCTGCCCTGTGGGCGGCGTCTACTACTTTGCTTACCATGTGCACGTCAAGGGCACCAACGTGTGGGTGGCCCTGTACAAGAACAACGTGCCGGCCACCTATACCTACGATGAATACAAGAAGGGCTACCTGGACCAGGCATCTGGTGGGGCCGTGCTCCAGCTGCGGCCCAACGACCAGGTCTGGGTGCAGATGCCGTCGGACCAGGCCAACGGCCTCTACTCCACGGAGTACATCCACTCCTCCTTTTCAGGATTCTTGCTCTGCCCCACATAA